The genome window AGCGCGGCAATTAATCCTGGGCTGGCATAGTATTGCATCTGTGGTGATTGACGAATTCGCGGATTATCTTGCCGATGGATCGGTAATCGATATCCTGATCGATGCTCCGTCCGACGATATAAAAAAGACCATAGCGGAACTGCGGTCGCGCAACACGGGGTTGAGCATCAATCTGATAGAGACCAACCCGTTATCGATGGAAAATCTGCGCGCGGTAAGCCCGTACGGGTATAATAACGTCATCATACTCGCGCAGAATGAGAGCGATTTCAACCCGGAAAAGGTCGATTCGGATACGCTGGTGATTCTCCTGTTCCTGCGCAAAATACTCAGCGAGAATGAAGGCCGGAAAAATCATACTAAAATTATCACTCAGGTGCTGAACTCCGAGAACCAGGAGTTGATTACCGATTACAACGCCGACGACTTTATTATCAGCAATAAGATGCTGACATACCTGATGTCCCAGTTAAGCGAAGAACCCGGGCTGATCGACGTCTATGATCAGCTTTTCGGGGCGGAGGGGAGCGAAATCTACCTCAAGCCCGCGAATTTCTATTTCTCGCAGATGCCTGTCGAGGCGACGTTCCCGGATATGATACATGCGGCGCGTAAACGCGGGGAAATCTGTATCGGGCTGCGTATCTCCGAAAACGCGACCGACGCGGATAAGAACTTCGGCGTTATCATTAATCCCGGGAAGAAAGAAAAATTCGCGCTGACGGGGAGAGATTATCTGGTTGTTTTCGCGGAGGATGAATTATAGGGCGATTAATGGAATACACTATAGAATAATCGTTAAAAATATGTTAGAATAAATCGGGGCGAAAGCCCCGATTTATTATTTTCAAAGGAGGAAATAATGAAAAGATTGCATCTGCTCGAGGTGTTCGGAATGATATTTTTCCTCCTGAATTGTCCCGCCATTCACTGGGCGCGGGTGTTTTTCGTCGGGTCGAATCCCTATATGTCGATGACGGCTTTCCCGCAAAGCGTGCTCGAACTCGACAAGGATATGTTATTTGTGACCGCGTCCTACCAGAGTCTCCCGTGGTGGGGCGACGTCGACGAGCCGATGAACCGTCCCAACGATTCCTACGCATCCACCGAGCAGAGCATCAATTTTGTCAAGGAGGCGGGCGATACGGAATCCTCCTATTTCAGTCAGTACGGCTTCATGTCGGTCATCGAGGGGCAGGTGAATTATTTCCATAAGTGGGCGAAAAATGTGAAAATGATGCTCACCGTGAAATACACTCTTGACGCGATGTACGGCAACGCCGAAGGAAATCTCCGCGCGGAGACGAACACAATCCAATATATCCCATTCGCATACGATGTTTCGCATCAAATCCATAATTTTTACGCCGAGGGAGTCCTCGGATTCCTGTTGGGCGATAACCCGTCGGGATTGAAGCTCGGTTTCGGCTATAAGAACACCGGAAATCTGAGTTCCGCCTTCAGCGCGACAGTCGACGGGAGCGACATCACATCCGACCGGCTGACATGGGGCTGGACGACCGTCGGGTGCAATCATATCTTCGGGTACAAACATATCAACGGCGACGCGTGGCTTCAGAACAGCTATTCCATCGGCCCGCTTTACCAGTTCGATATCCAGATCGGCACGACATTCCCGTCGGTGAAGGTCGGCAGCCGTTTCCGCTATATCACCGGGACGCAGGACCAATACGTCTGGCAGGCGAACAGTACTAACACGATTCTGGAAAAGAATTTCGACGGGACTTATGTGAAGAACGTGTGGTCGAAAAAGACCGACGACCTGCTGTACCGTCTCTACGGGAATTTCGTGCTTAAACGGACGCAGGCGTATTCTCTCAATATTCTGCTGTTTTTCGGGTATGAAAATAAAAACGCCTATAACGCGCTCGCGGAGAATATGAGTATCCAGACCAGTTCGCGCGAGTCTTTTTCGAGCTTTGTGGTGGAGGCGAATCCGAATGTCAATATATACGGCGGTAAGGGGTTTTCGATAGATATCGCGCTACTCGCGGAGTACAGCTATACCCGTTACGAAAATATGTACGACCGTTGGAATAGTCTCCTCGGAGGATCGAAGTCCACCTTCTGGGACACCTCGTCCTATCAGGGTATCGAATACTGGTGGGAGAATTTCTCCTACGCGGACGAGCATTTCGCGGACGTGGGCGCCGACCTCGCGATGCAAATCCCGTTATACGGCACCAAGACCGAGAAACTCGGGCTTTCGCTCGTCCTTTTTATCAATACTAAGTTCACATTCAAGACGAAGACTTACGGGACGAACCAGAATACGTCCGCGGACGTGGTATTCTCCCCGGTGAGCTACCGCGATAACTATAAGCGTGAAATATGGTTCAACTCCGTGATCGGGCTGATGTACCAATGGGAACGCTACACGCTCAGGATCGAGCTGTACGAACCGCTGATCTACTCGCTGCTGTCGAAAACGACGGTCACCGACGCGTCGCGTTCGACCACCTACTTCGAACAGGAAAAGACGCAGGCATGGGCGGTACAGCAGGGGACGAAGGTTTCGCTGACGCTGGGGTACGAATTATAGAAGGAGGAGAAGGATGAAGAAGGGTACAGTTTTATTGATGGGGCTGTTTTTTATCACGGCGGCGTATGGGAATGACGGATATGTGGAATATCATCCGGTAACGGGGAGGGTATTTTTTTCTAAAAGTAAAACTATAAATATGGTTTGGGAAAAAGTTAATTATTACGATGGGTTGTTTACAACTGTATTCTGCTTTAGTAATACCACTCCGGACATTGTTCAAATTAAAATTGGATTTCCAATAAAAAGCTATGCAAGCGATATTCTATTTGACGAATTTCCGGAGGGTGGGGTCGGATATCAAGATGCGATACTTAAAATGATTCAAAAAGAATTGAACTTTCAAAGTTTTATTGATGGCATATCGTTTCCTAGGAAGTTGTATTTAATTGAGGAAAAGAGCCAGAATAAGAAAGATCTAAAGGGATATGATTATTTGTTTTTAGGCGAAACCATATTTTCACCATATCAATCGGTTATTGTATCGAATACATATTATCAAAAACCAGAGCATAGTAGTGCGAATTGGGGTGTAGATTCTTATACAGTTATATATGTGCTAAAAACCGGAAGTTCTTGGAAAGATCCAATTAAAAAGTCGGGTATTACTATTTACTTTCCATTTTATGCTAATCCTTTAAATGAAGAAAAGCAAATGTACTACACATTTCTTGGATGTTATGGATTCAAATCAAAGAACTACTTTTATAAAATAACCCCTAATCCAGATAAATTAATAAAAACGAAGTTAGGGTATAAAGCGGAATGGAAGAAATTAAACTTTTCCCCAAACGAAAATATTGAAATCATCTGGGGATATACGCTTCGCGAATCTGGGAAATATGCGGGAGATGACCCGATATTTCCAGTGATTAATAACATGATTGAGAAAAGTAATCCAAATCTTTTTAAGAAAAAATGCCCTGAGTACTTTAAAGAGTTTCAAGATGAAGAAAGATTTTATAGTTATATAACTGCCCTTGGATTAGGAATTATCGGTGGATATGGGGATTCCATTCTATCTGATTATGGAAAACTATATAAAGAAAGTATTATCAGGTTTGTTATTAACGGATTTAATGCAGTAAACGGATATAACTTTAAAACGAAACTTTGGCGGGAATTTTTTAAGAATTTCGATTGGTACATACCAGAGAATGATGAAACTATGTTTTCAGTATCCGAGAAAAAACTTGTTGATGAATTGTTGAAAAGAATTGAAAAATGAATTCTTACTGCCATATCAGAGTCTAAAATTATAATGGGCTTGTTTTACGCGCAACTTCTCGGAATAGAAAATATTTTTATAATACTTCGGTAGGCTCACCTGCATTCTACTTCGCAGAAGCAGGGTCAGGATGACTAGGTATTCTCAGGGTGACGTCCCAGGTAGAGCGGCTGATTAATATGCATCGCAGCGTAATGGAATTAGCCGTACGCAGTACCTAGGGGTTGACCTTTTTCCGTTTGCTTGTTAAACTATTGCATATGAACTGGGAATACTTACGCGGGTTACCGTTAATATATCAAATCATCATAGTTGCGCTGGTTATACTGGGGACGCTCTATTCGATTATCCTGCACGAGATCGCGCACGGGTATGCCGCCTATCTGGGAGGCGACCCGACCGCGAAGGAACGCGGACGGCTGTCGTTCAATCCTATCAAACATATCGACCCTATCGGCACTCTCGCGCTCCCCGGGGCTTTAATTCTGCTGAACTCCATATTCGGTATGCACTTACCCGTGTTCGGATGGGCGAAACCGGTGCCGGTGAACCCGATGAATCTGCGCACCAAACGCGATATGACTCTGGTGTCGCTCGCGGGAATCATGATGAATTTCGCGATCATGCTGTTTATGTTATTAATCATCTTTATCATCGTAAGATTCATACCGGGCGCGATGTTCCTGCTGATCGCGTTTATTCTCATCGGGGCGATCAATATCCTGCTCATCGTATTTAACATATTGCCCCTGCCGCCGCTGGACGGGTTTAATTTCCTCCTGAGCGTGCTCCCCCCGAAGCAGGCGGGCTGGCTCGATAAGAATAAAAAAATCCTGTTCGGCGTATTGTTCGCGCTGATATTTTTCGGGCTGATTCAGTATATCTATACGCCGGTTTTCTGGCTTTACGAACAGTTTATCAATATAATTTTAAGAAGTTGAGGACGATATGAAAAAAGCGATGATTGCGAATATATTGATTTTCTGCGCATGGGCGATGCTTTCCGCTCTGCCGCACGACCGCACGGCAGAGATTCAGAAGGTGCAGACGGCGACCAATTCCTCCGACCCCATCGCGGATTACTGGGACGAGTTCTGGGACAATACCCAGCTTTCGCAGAAGGCCGCCGAGGGAATGTATATGGACGCAATTTCCCTTCAGGAAGAGGGTAAATATAAGGAAGCGTTGAAGAAGTATAAATTCCTGATCGACAGCGGGGTGGAAGACAGGTACGTCTATCAGAACATGTTTACCGCATATACGAACCTGCTGGTCAAGAAGCCCGATAAGGCTCTCGCGCAGGAAGCATTGCAATATATCCTGAAAGCGATCAAGAAATATCCCAGCACGGTGGAACTCTATTCGTTATGGATTGAGCTCAGCCGCGCTATCGGGGACGAGAAGGAGTTCATGAAGGCGGCGGGCGCGCTTCTCGCGAAACGTCCCGAAGACCGGAAGGCGAATTATTATCTCGGCTCGTTTTATTACGTGAACGGGCAGATGGAAAAGGCTCAGCCGTACCTCGAGAAGGTGATAGTCGCGCCCAACGACGGCGACAACTTCGGGTATCTCTCCCAGTACTACTCGCTTTTTTACCTCGGCATGATCGCGTTTAAGAACTATAACTATAATAACGCCATCCGTTTCCTAGAGAAGGCCGAGGAGGTCTACGGCGAGGATTTGGAGCTCGTTCGTTATCTGAGCCTTCTCAACGCCGTGGTGCTGGACTTCGATAAATCCATCGCCTATGTGGACAAACTCCCGGAGAGCTCGTGGCAATCCGAGATGATCGATCTGGTGGTGGCGGTCCGTTTTGCGGCACAGAGCAAAGACCTTCCGAAGATACTGAAAAGCGTCACGCAGAAGACACTTTTTGTCGATGCGCTGAATGAATACTACGCAGGGAAATATACGAATTCGGTCCAGACTATCCAGAAATATATGAAAAAGAACAACAGCGACGATTATTACTCGCATTTTGTGCTGTATAAAAATTTCGAGGCGTTGGGGGATACCCAATCCCTCTGGCGCGAGGCGTTTATCCTCGGGAAAAAGGCGGGCGAGGCTCAGAAACCCGCGCTGGCCATCAGCTATTACAAGATGATCGAAAATAATACGAACCTTGTACCGGATGTTTACTGGTTCATCGGGTCGCTCTACGACGATAGCGGAAAGTACAAAGAAGCCGCGGATTACTACCTGAAATACCTGAATTACTCCGGCGCGAAGGAATACCGTGCGATCTCCGAAATCCGGCTATCGTTCATGTACTACCAGATGAAGGATATTTCTAAGGCGTTCGCGCAGATCGAGAGCGCGAAGAAGAATGCGAAGTCTAAGGCTGAGAAATACCAGGTCTATTTTTATTCCGGTATGCTCAACCTCGAATTTGATAAAAAGCCCGACGCGCTCAAGGATTTTGAAAGCGCGCTGGATATCGATAAAACCGATCACCGTATCTACTATTATATCGGCGCGGTACTGGTGGGTATGGAACGGATCGACGAAGCGCTCAAGTACCTCCAGATCGGGCGTAAGGCCGATCCCGAGTCGTCCGAACTGAACAACCTGCTCGCCTACGCGTATGCGCTCAAGGGGGAGAATCTCGACGAGGCTCTCAAGCTCGTCAATCTCGCGCTGATTACCAACCCCGACAACGTCGCCTATCTCGACACGCTTGGGTGGATCTATTTCCGCATGGGCGATATCGATAAAGCATACAGCGTATTCCACCAGCTCGAACTGCGTCTGACTGAACTCCCCAAGGCGCCGGGTATCGAGGATATTTATTATCACCTGGGAATCATCTATGAGAATATGGGAAAGCTCGAGACCGCGATCGATTATTACCGGCAGGGTCTGAAGCTGAATCCGATGAATCAGCACCTCGCCGATAAGAAAAAATTGTGGGAAAAGTAATTTATTAATATTGGGTTTTTTCAAAACAGAGATATATTATGAATGGAGGAAAAGATGCGGGGATTAAAAAGCGCTATGCTCTCGTTCGTTATTATTAGTATGGTTTCTTGCGGCGGCGGAGGGGTAGTCAAACCCCAGAACAAGACGCTGGTCAAGACGTCGTCGCCTTCGGAGCCCGCTTGGGTGATGATGGGTAAAAAGGGCACGAGTGAAATATTTTACTTCGTAGGGCGAGTCGAAAGCGTGACCGGGTTCAAGGGCGCGCGCGATGCCGCTATCGGCGACGCAGTCAAGCAAATCCTGCAATATATCGGCTTCCAGGCAACTCATGAGTTTAAGGTATCCAAGCAGATACTCGCGGGCGGCGCGATGAACGCCGACACGTACCGGACGGAAATTATCGACAGTATCGAGGGAAAGGGAAGCGCTAAAGTCAGCGTGGATGTCGAAGAAGTGTACTACGAGCAGTATTCCGATGACAGCTATAATGTTTCCGTACTTCTGAAAATCCCGAAGAGCTGGATAGACGCCGAAAAGGCACGGCTTGAGAAACAGACGAAGGAACAGCAC of Brevinematales bacterium contains these proteins:
- a CDS encoding YARHG domain-containing protein, encoding MKKGTVLLMGLFFITAAYGNDGYVEYHPVTGRVFFSKSKTINMVWEKVNYYDGLFTTVFCFSNTTPDIVQIKIGFPIKSYASDILFDEFPEGGVGYQDAILKMIQKELNFQSFIDGISFPRKLYLIEEKSQNKKDLKGYDYLFLGETIFSPYQSVIVSNTYYQKPEHSSANWGVDSYTVIYVLKTGSSWKDPIKKSGITIYFPFYANPLNEEKQMYYTFLGCYGFKSKNYFYKITPNPDKLIKTKLGYKAEWKKLNFSPNENIEIIWGYTLRESGKYAGDDPIFPVINNMIEKSNPNLFKKKCPEYFKEFQDEERFYSYITALGLGIIGGYGDSILSDYGKLYKESIIRFVINGFNAVNGYNFKTKLWREFFKNFDWYIPENDETMFSVSEKKLVDELLKRIEK
- a CDS encoding site-2 protease family protein, whose translation is MLVKLLHMNWEYLRGLPLIYQIIIVALVILGTLYSIILHEIAHGYAAYLGGDPTAKERGRLSFNPIKHIDPIGTLALPGALILLNSIFGMHLPVFGWAKPVPVNPMNLRTKRDMTLVSLAGIMMNFAIMLFMLLIIFIIVRFIPGAMFLLIAFILIGAINILLIVFNILPLPPLDGFNFLLSVLPPKQAGWLDKNKKILFGVLFALIFFGLIQYIYTPVFWLYEQFINIILRS
- a CDS encoding tetratricopeptide repeat protein, which encodes MKKAMIANILIFCAWAMLSALPHDRTAEIQKVQTATNSSDPIADYWDEFWDNTQLSQKAAEGMYMDAISLQEEGKYKEALKKYKFLIDSGVEDRYVYQNMFTAYTNLLVKKPDKALAQEALQYILKAIKKYPSTVELYSLWIELSRAIGDEKEFMKAAGALLAKRPEDRKANYYLGSFYYVNGQMEKAQPYLEKVIVAPNDGDNFGYLSQYYSLFYLGMIAFKNYNYNNAIRFLEKAEEVYGEDLELVRYLSLLNAVVLDFDKSIAYVDKLPESSWQSEMIDLVVAVRFAAQSKDLPKILKSVTQKTLFVDALNEYYAGKYTNSVQTIQKYMKKNNSDDYYSHFVLYKNFEALGDTQSLWREAFILGKKAGEAQKPALAISYYKMIENNTNLVPDVYWFIGSLYDDSGKYKEAADYYLKYLNYSGAKEYRAISEIRLSFMYYQMKDISKAFAQIESAKKNAKSKAEKYQVYFYSGMLNLEFDKKPDALKDFESALDIDKTDHRIYYYIGAVLVGMERIDEALKYLQIGRKADPESSELNNLLAYAYALKGENLDEALKLVNLALITNPDNVAYLDTLGWIYFRMGDIDKAYSVFHQLELRLTELPKAPGIEDIYYHLGIIYENMGKLETAIDYYRQGLKLNPMNQHLADKKKLWEK